The DNA region TAGTAAGAAGGATAAGCGCCGGGTAAACTGGTTCGTTCTCGAGTACATCGTCGATAGAGTCTATGGCGAGACTcatggaaaaaagaagttcCTGTGCGTCGCTGAAATACCACGAGTCGATTACCGTTACTGAATTTCATTATACCGCCAAGCGATATAAGCGATCGTGCCACGGAGCAGCTCTAGGAAGGGAAAAATGTCAAGATATGCCCTCTGCATACGATGGAAGGTGTCTTACAGTGCGGTGTATTAGATTGCCGTCGAGGTGTGGTTTGGAATGCAGTTATCGACTACGACGAGGTTAATGAAGGAACGATGTTGGCTTTGTAGTTATTGAAGCGAGCCTATTCTCCTTTCTTATGACTCGATTATCGAAGaacattcatatttttcttttctcccattttaaagaaaaagaaacaataggTACACGATTAAGAGATGctcgttaaaataaatgtttcgtttgaaaatcaaatggtatctttattttatttattacgttatttttttcttttcccttttttgtttttttttgattgCAGCCGTGGCAGACGAAAGTCACGATGGAAACTCAAATTCCATCATCAGGCATTACCGCCGGAGTATTTGGATCATTACGAGGCATCTCTTGCTCAGGAGGCATTAAATTCATCCTCACCAACTCACACGAGCGAACAAACAGCACCAAGCCCGGCACCTACAAGTGCTACGTCTACGCCTAGTCCAATCGCCGATGTTCACGGTTGGTTGCAACGTATAGCTGCCATGCAACAAGAACTCTGTCCTCAAACAATGCCACAACAATGTATGAACTTTAATTCCGGTCAATCGTCGGCATCGAGACGATCAGTGATCACTTCGACTTCCTCCCACGCTTACACTGTAccccatcaccatcatcatcatcatcatcatcatcatcataatcacgCTCAACAATCGTCCCAGCAGACATCCACGAGGCCACCTATGAAGTATTCCGATTTACCTTACATGGGTGAAATTACGCTTGACAATAGTAAACCTCGGAGAGGACGTAAACCAAAAAAAGCAGATATTTGTCATTTGATTTACAAGAATTATGGTACTATATTGCCAGGCACACCTGGtcacgaagaaaaaaggcTCTCTCCTCAAGAGAAACCTGATTGTCGGGATCAGTTACCACCTCAGATACCATTTCAACGAACAGACGTTCAGAATAGGATCAGCAGTCTTTTAGAAAAACGTCTCACTCAAGAGACCAGACGGAATTTCGTCTTGACGGATACTACGAACGAACAGGACGAACCATTGAATCTCTGCATCAGAGATCTCAATCAGTTGAAGATCAGATTGCTTCGGAAGCATGGCAACGTTTACGAGTCCGGACAGGTGAAGAGTGAAGCTTCAAGTGACGGGGAAGACATTGAGTGTTTGGGCACTACCTTTTCAAACTCTTCCAATCGCTTAATAGATTCGACGAATCACATCAACAACAACGTTAATCACGGATCCGACGGATCTACGGATCCAATGATTACACCAAATCCAGGATTCGTGTATTTCCCAAACGCTGGTGTTTTCATACATCCAATGGCCCTACAATCGCAATTACTCTATTATCAAAAGATGGCTCAGAATGACAAATGTTTCCCACGCGGCATTGAATATTCtcagaaagaacaaaaaatagtcCCGAAATCGATATACTCGATGATGGACACGAAGAGTTCGAGTTCGGTCTCACCAACTACGCCAACTACTCCAACGCAACAATCCCAAACAGTTCCAGTTTCAGCTCCGTTATCGCCTAGACCTAAGAGAAATGCACCAGTTACTCAACATCAGGGACAACCGACGAAACGTAAACGTTCGGCAATTTTTATCCCACCGATGCCTTCggagaataacaataatcctGCCACCGAGGTGAGCATATGTAAATTCAAGTTCACCGGTGGTGCCAAACCGAGCttgcaagagaaaaaaagcctTTCCGTGGATTCAGGTGGTAACTTTAGATATTACAGTGGCACTGGTGATAAAAGTATGCGCGGTTATGAGTTCTTTCCACGTGAAGCCCTTCAACAACAAGCCGGTCAATCTGGATCTTCGGCAGGTGCGTTTTTAAATGCGTCTGGTGAGAGAGTCCAACCTCCGGTAGTTTGTCCGCGTTCTAACAGTCAAGAAGACGGCCGTCGCAAACGAAAGACCAGGAAATCCCTTCAAAGGGAAAAACTTGAACAGACATTCAAGGAAAAGGGTTTTCTTATTCAAACTCAACAATTGGAATCCGCGGAAGGTGCTACATATTGTAAATTCCGTCAGTTAAGAAAATTCACGAGATATTTGTTTAGAAGTTGGAAGGACTATCTTCCTGGTAATGTGCGCGAGTTATCTAACAATGGGGAGAGTGATATCGTTGATGGTGATGTTGAGACCGACGCCAGGATCGTATCGTCTCCCATACCTCGTGATACGAATCACGACGCGTCGTCGCCTACGTACGTTGACGATCATCGGACTCTTCCTTTAACGTGAACGTTATGAACTATCTTAAAGTGTCTCGTCCTTCGAACTCTCATATACGCGTAATGgagtttattttcttaatatcgcGGCGATATACGAACGGCTATGAAAATATGCAGCAGTGGAACTTTATGATACCGATAAGTCAtaactatctctatctctttctatctgtctgcctgtccatttgtctgtttgtttgtctctctctctctctctctctctctctctctctctctctctctctctctctctctctctctctctctctttctctctctctctctctctctctctctctctctttctctttgctttttccGTTCCACTTGTACGCTGTTGCATTTACGGTGCCCGTGAAAACTCGAGACGAATTTTACGATCGTTTTATATTCGCGACCCATCGACTTGTGATCAAGTgagaattttcttaataaacgaatagtataattaattagaaagaaagagggaggagatCTAGGCTATGGAATGAGGGAACTTGTTGTATTATCTGTGATGCGTATAAAAACGAATTTCGATGATTTTCTCCGCGTCGTTgtgtatagaaataaattacagaaataaataatattcagaaatatcgtatataatttaatcgtacgtacgaacgaaaAGGTTaactatttttcataataaaagaatatgtcgatgtaaattaattaagcgAGACAAAACGCGTGCTTTCGTGAGAAAGTGAAAAGTAACGATGATTTTTACGTGATTAGATGtacgaattttcttctttcccaccttttatttttttcttttttttttttttttcttttcttttcttccttgcgTCTTTCCCTCTTGGATTTGTTTAACCAGAAAACACTGATTAAATGTAAAGTCGATCGCAGCTTTGTGCCAAAGATGGGAGACTggaatgtatgtatgcgtgtgtgcgtgtgtgcgtgtacgtgtgtgcgtgcgcgtaGGTACGTACGAGATACgcacgtaagaaaaaaataaaaaaaaaataaaaacataactaaaaacaaaacaaaaaaagaaaaataataataaaaagagttaGAGAAAAAACGTGTTAACCAAAGAACAATGATGTGTCTCGAGACTCCTCGTCGTTCGTATGACGACGACAACTTCGTgacagagaaaatgaaagacgaaagaatttttcgtTTGTAAGAGTTGGGATTATtgtaaatagagaaagaatgagagacaaaaaggaataaacaagaaataagaaaaaggaaaaaagaaaaaaaaaatatacggagatcttccttcttctttcgaacGTTAATTTACAAAGACCCAAGGGAAGTGCATTTTTCTAATgatgatgttgttgttgttttcttcCGAGTGCGACCCAGAGTGAgactttaacgataataaatacgcgatgttcttatttttgtttatcgtatttttctaagactatatatcgaatatcgtATTAATCGATAAACGCAGTCTAACGAAATCTAGTCCTATTTATACTCTTGTTAAATCAAAAAACgcatcgtttattattattcttattattattattattattattattatattattattattattattatattattattatattattattatattattatattaaaattattattatattataattattattataattttattatagttataattactatagttataataataataataataataattattattattattattatcattgtatcatttaatgaatatttatacgaCTTCATTCGCACGCACCTATAAAAGCCACTAGATAAAACACATTATCGTTCgctcattataatattaaatctatatatgtgCGATACAATATCACGCATGCCTGATTATCTgcgaaaaacaagaaataatagGAATAACGTTAATTGCGATAAGTTAATGATGCGTTATTTAGACAAATGTTGTGCGACGTgcaaatataagatatatatatatatatatatatatatatatatatatatatatatatatatatatatacgccgTATGATAATTTATGACGTAGATATCAAACGAATCGTACGACttgtatatgttttttttcgaaattgtttataaaagaaaagaagaaggagatgaaagaaaagaaaagaaaaaaaaaaatggaaaagaacgAATCATCGCCATCAGAAAAGCGTTTTTCCCAGGTATTAAACACGTCTTAGCAAAAAAAGgacgtttatcttttttcccttctattctcttctttttactcttttacaTAGTCCTTCTTTTATCGTccgtaataaagaaaagttatgAAGGTTCTTCTAGGTTAAATAGACAAGctgaaaataaacgatttttaaattgttattggTCGTTCCTTCTATtgctttcttgttttattttctttttttttttctctctctctctctttatttgcATCCATTTTTCTCCCTATCCTTCTCTACACCTCTCGCCGTTCTATTCTGTTTTAAACAGTatagaaaaaggagaacaaaTTGATCTTATCACCTCGAAGATTTCTCAACGGGAGGATAAACATCCTTTGATCGAAAACgaatggaaaaaaggaatagaaaaatgcaaagagaaaaaaagaaaatgaaaagaaaaaaggaaaaaaaggatgcaaataaaaaaagaaaagaaaagaaaaaaagagaaaaagatggctGTTTCTATCGACGTTTATCTCGAAAGATGTAAGAGTATTACTTACATTTACGTAAGTAAAGGAAATACTACTTccacatagatatatactatGGAAAAatacatgcacatacacatacaacacatacacacacacacacacacacacacaaatatacacacatacactacACGATATAGGAAATATCTCCTCTTACGCATAGAgataaaggagaagagagaataagagagagatagagatagagaaagagagagagagatatatagagataaagatagaaatagagatagaaagagagagagagagagagagagcgaaagagcgtgagagagagagagagagagagagagagacggcaAGGTGCGTGTCGGGACTGGCGTCCATACCAGTTGGCCTCTCTCGAGTGCGTATAGCGACCCATTCATGCATACGCCCATTCATACGTCTCTCCGGCTAACCTTGAAGGcttaccatctctctctctctctctctctctcattctttctctctctctttctctttcttacataTACAGACAccaatctctatctctctttctctatctttttctctctcatcaaGTGCATACACGCATTCACCTCAGGTATGCGAGCACGCGAGCGCATACCGGCCACTCTTCGACTacatatgtgatatatatatatatatatatatatgtatatatgtatgtacgtgtgtttacgtgtacgtgtgtatacttatgtatgtttCCTTACCTCCGTCCTCCGATATATCGAAAAAGCACAAGAGGAAAGAGGTCCCCGTCCGGCGATCAGCGAACGAACTCACT from Vespa velutina chromosome 3, iVesVel2.1, whole genome shotgun sequence includes:
- the LOC124947523 gene encoding uncharacterized protein LOC124947523 isoform X2, producing MQTEEVVPRAQSTGIDLALTDNNLQHHLHHHHLAQIKCPLAPLAHMAVKQEPQEEEERSRDTSTLSPQTDTSSVQVSLDSKHGNDQQSVHHRQLQTLEDATGQTCASDQINRNRSSRGRRKSRWKLKFHHQALPPEYLDHYEASLAQEALNSSSPTHTSEQTAPSPAPTSATSTPSPIADVHGWLQRIAAMQQELCPQTMPQQCMNFNSGQSSASRRSVITSTSSHAYTVPHHHHHHHHHHHHNHAQQSSQQTSTRPPMKYSDLPYMGEITLDNSKPRRGRKPKKADICHLIYKNYGTILPGTPGHEEKRLSPQEKPDCRDQLPPQIPFQRTDVQNRISSLLEKRLTQETRRNFVLTDTTNEQDEPLNLCIRDLNQLKIRLLRKHGNVYESGQVKSEASSDGEDIECLGTTFSNSSNRLIDSTNHINNNVNHGSDGSTDPMITPNPGFVYFPNAGVFIHPMALQSQLLYYQKMAQNDKCFPRGIEYSQKEQKIVPKSIYSMMDTKSSSSVSPTTPTTPTQQSQTVPVSAPLSPRPKRNAPVTQHQGQPTKRKRSAIFIPPMPSENNNNPATEVSICKFKFTGGAKPSLQEKKSLSVDSGGNFRYYSGTGDKSMRGYEFFPREALQQQAGQSGSSAGAFLNASGERVQPPVVCPRSNSQEDGRRKRKTRKSLQREKLEQTFKEKGFLIQTQQLESAEGATYCKFRQLRKFTRYLFRSWKDYLPGNVRELSNNGESDIVDGDVETDARIVSSPIPRDTNHDASSPTYVDDHRTLPLT
- the LOC124947523 gene encoding uncharacterized protein LOC124947523 isoform X1, whose translation is MLPESNFPVTGGTMQTEEVVPRAQSTGIDLALTDNNLQHHLHHHHLAQIKCPLAPLAHMAVKQEPQEEEERSRDTSTLSPQTDTSSVQVSLDSKHGNDQQSVHHRQLQTLEDATGQTCASDQINRNRSSRGRRKSRWKLKFHHQALPPEYLDHYEASLAQEALNSSSPTHTSEQTAPSPAPTSATSTPSPIADVHGWLQRIAAMQQELCPQTMPQQCMNFNSGQSSASRRSVITSTSSHAYTVPHHHHHHHHHHHHNHAQQSSQQTSTRPPMKYSDLPYMGEITLDNSKPRRGRKPKKADICHLIYKNYGTILPGTPGHEEKRLSPQEKPDCRDQLPPQIPFQRTDVQNRISSLLEKRLTQETRRNFVLTDTTNEQDEPLNLCIRDLNQLKIRLLRKHGNVYESGQVKSEASSDGEDIECLGTTFSNSSNRLIDSTNHINNNVNHGSDGSTDPMITPNPGFVYFPNAGVFIHPMALQSQLLYYQKMAQNDKCFPRGIEYSQKEQKIVPKSIYSMMDTKSSSSVSPTTPTTPTQQSQTVPVSAPLSPRPKRNAPVTQHQGQPTKRKRSAIFIPPMPSENNNNPATEVSICKFKFTGGAKPSLQEKKSLSVDSGGNFRYYSGTGDKSMRGYEFFPREALQQQAGQSGSSAGAFLNASGERVQPPVVCPRSNSQEDGRRKRKTRKSLQREKLEQTFKEKGFLIQTQQLESAEGATYCKFRQLRKFTRYLFRSWKDYLPGNVRELSNNGESDIVDGDVETDARIVSSPIPRDTNHDASSPTYVDDHRTLPLT